Proteins encoded together in one Bradyrhizobium sp. PSBB068 window:
- a CDS encoding PilZ domain-containing protein: MASNGARIKVSREPRRQLNNRAAWITVDDGVTENACAVVDISPGGAKITTEVEFDVKDRLALTLLADHAKRYPCEVVWRRGKTYGLKFVTAEA; the protein is encoded by the coding sequence ATGGCGAGCAATGGAGCACGTATCAAGGTCAGTCGCGAGCCGCGGCGCCAGCTCAACAATCGCGCGGCGTGGATCACGGTCGACGACGGCGTGACTGAGAACGCCTGCGCCGTGGTCGACATCTCGCCCGGCGGCGCCAAGATCACCACCGAGGTCGAGTTCGACGTGAAGGACCGCCTCGCGCTGACGCTGCTCGCCGACCACGCCAAGCGCTACCCCTGCGAGGTGGTGTGGCGCCGCGGCAAGACCTACGGGCTCAAATTCGTCACCGCGGAGGCGTAG
- a CDS encoding peptidoglycan -binding protein produces MALARSRRSESGFNYWPGFVDALSTLVLSIVFLLSVFLVVQFFLSQEVTGKDKALEQLTAKIAQLNDLLSLEKLSRLTLDDQVSQLRAGLASAEGERDRMKGLYEGLANSGNDAQGRANELNKALESEKSVSSRALAQIEVLNQQISALRRQLAALEEALDASEKRDKESQNRIADLGQRLNVALAQRVQELSKYRSEFFGRLRAILGNRPDIRIVGDRFVFQSEVFFDTGQATLLPEGKTELDTVANALIDLDKQIPPEIAWVLRVDGHTDVRPINSPLFKSNWELSSARAISVVQYLVSLGVPAQRLVAAGFAEFQPLDTAQTEDAYKRNRRIELKLTER; encoded by the coding sequence ATGGCCCTCGCCCGCTCGCGCCGCAGCGAATCCGGCTTCAACTACTGGCCCGGCTTTGTCGACGCGCTGTCGACGCTGGTGCTGTCGATCGTGTTCCTGCTGTCGGTGTTCCTCGTCGTGCAGTTCTTCCTGTCGCAGGAAGTGACCGGCAAGGACAAGGCGCTGGAGCAGCTCACCGCCAAGATCGCCCAGCTCAACGACCTCTTGTCGCTGGAGAAGCTTTCCAGGCTGACGCTCGACGACCAGGTGTCGCAGCTCCGCGCCGGCCTCGCCTCGGCTGAGGGCGAGCGCGACCGCATGAAGGGGCTCTATGAAGGGCTCGCCAATTCCGGCAACGACGCGCAGGGCCGCGCCAACGAGCTGAACAAGGCGCTGGAGTCCGAGAAGAGTGTGTCGTCGCGCGCGCTGGCACAGATCGAGGTGCTGAACCAGCAGATCAGCGCTCTGCGCCGCCAGCTCGCCGCGCTCGAGGAGGCGCTCGATGCCTCCGAGAAGCGTGACAAGGAATCGCAGAACCGGATCGCCGATCTCGGCCAGCGCCTCAACGTCGCGCTGGCGCAGCGGGTGCAGGAATTGTCGAAGTACCGCTCGGAATTCTTCGGCCGGCTGCGCGCGATCCTGGGCAACCGCCCCGATATCCGCATCGTCGGCGATCGCTTCGTATTCCAGTCCGAAGTGTTCTTCGACACCGGCCAGGCGACCTTGCTGCCGGAGGGCAAGACCGAGCTCGACACGGTAGCGAACGCGTTGATCGATCTCGACAAGCAGATCCCCCCCGAGATCGCCTGGGTGCTGCGCGTCGACGGCCACACCGACGTGCGGCCGATCAACAGCCCGCTGTTCAAGTCAAACTGGGAGCTATCCTCCGCGCGCGCGATCTCGGTGGTGCAATATCTGGTCTCGCTCGGCGTGCCCGCGCAGCGTCTGGTCGCGGCCGGCTTCGCCGAATTCCAGCCGCTCGACACCGCGCAGACCGAAGACGCCTACAAGCGCAACCGCCGCATCGAGCTGAAGCTGACGGAACGCTAG
- a CDS encoding VOC family protein: protein MLDHVTIGISDIERSKAFYDAALRSLGISRLYAEGAEFAGYGIHPKAFFWIGRRGTPQTGAHIAFTANDRATVDRFYDDAIKAGGRDNGRPGIRPHYHANYYGAFVLDPDGHNIEAVCHAPH, encoded by the coding sequence GTGCTGGACCACGTGACCATCGGCATCAGCGATATCGAGCGGTCCAAGGCCTTCTATGATGCGGCCTTGCGCTCCCTCGGCATCAGCCGCCTTTATGCAGAGGGTGCCGAGTTTGCCGGCTATGGCATCCATCCGAAGGCCTTCTTCTGGATCGGCCGGCGCGGCACGCCGCAGACCGGCGCCCACATCGCCTTCACGGCAAACGATCGCGCCACCGTCGATCGCTTCTACGACGACGCGATCAAGGCCGGCGGCAGGGACAATGGGCGGCCCGGAATTCGGCCGCACTATCATGCAAACTACTACGGTGCTTTCGTGCTCGACCCCGACGGCCACAACATCGAAGCCGTCTGCCACGCGCCGCACTGA
- a CDS encoding flagellar motor protein MotA — protein sequence MPPSRSEMEIELSKLSSPRIFLVRMLVFLVLCGLVGVVLYKQIVTAFFANPGLNALIGAVLLIGVILAFRQVIRLYPEVAWVNNFRIADPGLAIERRPTLLAPMAAILGGERTGRMSISQQTMRHLLDSIATRLDEARDISRYMTGLLVFLGLLGTFWGLIETVGSVGKVIDGLKVGGDAGALFDTLKEGLAAPLGGMGISFSSSLFGLAGSLILGFLDLQSSQAQNRFYTDLEDWLATTVRGISGDGVGTGGADLQGAIDRLRATFEEGGGGAGGRNTTAAMANLAEAIQGLVAHMRTEQQMIREWADGQGEQNREIKRLLERLARQPEKS from the coding sequence ATGCCCCCTTCCCGCTCCGAGATGGAGATCGAACTGAGCAAGCTGTCCTCGCCCAGGATCTTCCTGGTGCGGATGCTGGTATTCCTGGTGCTCTGCGGCCTGGTCGGGGTCGTGCTGTACAAGCAGATCGTCACCGCCTTCTTCGCCAATCCCGGGCTCAACGCCCTGATCGGCGCGGTGCTGCTGATCGGCGTCATCCTGGCGTTCCGGCAGGTGATCCGGCTCTATCCTGAAGTGGCCTGGGTCAATAATTTCCGCATCGCCGATCCCGGCCTCGCCATCGAGCGCCGGCCGACGTTGCTTGCCCCGATGGCTGCGATCCTCGGCGGCGAGCGCACCGGACGGATGTCGATCTCGCAGCAGACCATGCGGCATCTGCTGGATTCGATCGCAACCCGCCTGGATGAAGCCCGCGACATCTCGCGCTACATGACCGGCCTGCTCGTGTTCCTCGGCCTGCTCGGCACCTTCTGGGGCCTGATCGAGACGGTCGGCTCGGTCGGCAAGGTGATCGACGGGCTCAAGGTCGGCGGCGACGCCGGCGCGCTGTTCGATACGCTGAAGGAGGGCCTTGCCGCCCCGCTCGGCGGCATGGGCATCTCGTTCTCGTCCTCGCTGTTCGGCCTCGCCGGCTCGCTGATCCTCGGCTTCCTCGACCTGCAGTCGAGCCAGGCCCAGAACCGCTTCTACACCGACCTCGAGGACTGGCTCGCCACCACGGTGCGCGGCATCTCAGGTGACGGCGTCGGGACCGGCGGCGCCGATCTGCAGGGCGCGATCGACCGGCTGCGTGCCACCTTCGAGGAGGGTGGCGGCGGCGCGGGTGGTCGCAACACCACGGCGGCGATGGCCAATCTGGCGGAGGCAATCCAGGGGCTGGTCGCGCATATGCGCACCGAGCAACAGATGATCCGCGAATGGGCCGACGGCCAGGGCGAGCAGAACCGCGAGATCAAGCGGCTGCTCGAACGCCTCGCCCGCCAGCCCGAGAAGAGCTGA
- a CDS encoding efflux RND transporter periplasmic adaptor subunit, translated as MSGLRAQSACIALMLAVTAPLLAGCNEPNSATAAVQASEPDVSVVTVKEQARAMVRELPGRIAPTRVSEVRPRVSGIVVNRMFHQGSEVKVGDPLYQIDPRPFEVELQSTEAALARAKAVLEQTSLQARRIATLTNQRATSEAENEKAIANLKQAEADVQGREADVARAKLNLDYATIRAPIDGTIGAAVISEGALVVQNDAASLATIQQLDPIYADFQQSVTEMNQLRRALESGDLDRIAPDAMKVRLVLDDGSIYPLLGKLLFSDAKVDAHTGQVTLRGEFPNPNRVLLPGMYVRVQIEQGIDTDAIAVPQQAIQRNGGGGSEVFVVKDDNRVAVQPVRTGSLQGGTWFVTDGLKAGDKVVVEGFQKFAAGDKVRPLAWREIDAAAAQSDSQQTAHAKQ; from the coding sequence ATGTCTGGACTTCGCGCGCAATCGGCATGCATTGCTCTGATGCTGGCCGTGACGGCGCCACTGCTTGCCGGCTGCAACGAACCGAACTCCGCAACCGCCGCCGTACAAGCATCCGAGCCGGACGTCAGTGTGGTCACCGTGAAGGAGCAGGCGCGCGCGATGGTACGCGAGCTGCCGGGCCGCATCGCCCCGACCCGCGTTTCCGAGGTCCGCCCGCGCGTCTCCGGTATCGTCGTCAACCGCATGTTCCATCAGGGCAGCGAGGTGAAGGTCGGCGACCCCCTGTACCAGATCGATCCGCGCCCGTTCGAAGTCGAGTTGCAGTCGACCGAGGCGGCGCTGGCGCGCGCCAAGGCCGTGCTCGAGCAGACCTCGCTGCAGGCCCGCCGCATCGCAACCCTCACCAACCAGCGTGCGACCTCGGAGGCCGAGAACGAGAAGGCGATCGCCAATTTGAAGCAGGCCGAAGCCGACGTGCAGGGCCGCGAGGCCGACGTCGCGCGTGCCAAGCTCAACCTGGACTATGCGACGATTCGTGCGCCGATCGACGGCACCATTGGCGCTGCTGTGATCAGCGAAGGCGCGCTCGTCGTGCAGAACGACGCCGCGAGCCTTGCGACCATCCAGCAGCTGGATCCGATCTATGCTGACTTCCAGCAGTCGGTGACCGAAATGAACCAGCTCCGCCGCGCCCTCGAGAGCGGCGATCTCGACCGCATCGCGCCCGATGCGATGAAGGTGCGCCTCGTGCTCGACGACGGCTCGATCTATCCGCTGCTGGGCAAGCTGCTGTTCTCCGACGCCAAGGTCGATGCCCATACCGGGCAAGTGACCCTGCGCGGCGAATTCCCGAACCCGAATCGCGTCCTGCTGCCGGGCATGTATGTCCGCGTGCAGATCGAGCAGGGCATTGACACCGATGCGATCGCGGTGCCGCAGCAGGCGATCCAGCGCAATGGCGGCGGCGGCAGCGAGGTGTTCGTCGTCAAGGACGACAATCGCGTCGCGGTCCAGCCGGTGCGCACCGGCTCGCTGCAGGGCGGCACCTGGTTCGTGACCGACGGCCTCAAGGCCGGCGACAAGGTGGTCGTCGAAGGATTCCAGAAATTTGCCGCCGGCGACAAGGTCCGGCCGTTGGCCTGGCGTGAGATCGACGCTGCTGCAGCACAATCGGATTCGCAGCAGACCGCGCACGCGAAGCAGTGA
- a CDS encoding multidrug efflux RND transporter permease subunit, producing the protein MPSFFIDRPIFAWVVALFICLVGAISIPLLAVAQYPIIAPPSISISTSYPGASPENLYNSVTRLIEEELNGAANILNFESTSDSLGQVEIIANFKPGTDTGQASVEVQNRLKRVEARLPRAVIQQGILVEEASSAVLQIITLNSTDGSLDEVGLGDFMIRNVLGEVRRIPGVGRATLYSTERSLRIWIDPAKLVGYGLSADDVNRAITAQNAQVASGSIGAEPSTDTQKISAQVLVKGQLSSPDEFGAIILRANADGSTVRLRDVARIEIGGLSYQFNTRLDGKPTAGLSVLLSPKGNALATASAVEAKMKELSRFFPANISYEIPYNITPVVKASIEKVLMTLVEAVVLVFIVMFLFLQNIRYTIIPTIVVPVALLGTCATLMAVGYSINMLTMFGMVLAVGILVDDAIVVVENVERIMAEEGLPPKEATRKAMSQITSAIIGITLVLMAVFVPMAFFPGSVGIIYRQFSVTMVAAIAFSALLALSLTPALCATLLKPVEKGHGHARKGVFGWFNRVLDTSRAGYTRTVQGSLKRTGRLMAIYLVLFAAVAYGFVRLPGGFLPVDDQGFITTDVQTPSESSYARTEGAVEQVEKYLKNRAGIENVTFLTGFSFLGQGMNTAQAFITLKDWSERGPKESAAAIVADINRDLSSVRDAKISALQPPPIDNLGNSSGFSFRLQDRGQKGYAALIAASDRLIAEANAGPVLQKVYVEGLPPAPQVNLMIDREKAGAFGLTFEDINNTISTNLGSNYVNDFPNRGRMQRVIVQADKTSRMNADDILNYNVKNSRGQLVPFSAFASIEWTKGPTQIAGFNYYPAVRISGEAKPGFTSGDAIAEMERLADKLPRGFGYEWTGQSLQEKLSGSQAPFLLGLSVLVVFLLLAALYESWTIPLAVLLTIPLGIFGAVVAATLRGLSNDVYFTVGLITIIGLAAKDAILIIEFAKDLRAQGKPLVEATIEACSLRFRPILMTGLAFVCGVLPMAIATGAGGASQQALGTSVMGGMIAVVILALLLVPVFFVSVQRVLAGDREKVEKPEVYGPPAPVAGGH; encoded by the coding sequence ATGCCTAGCTTCTTCATCGACAGGCCGATCTTCGCCTGGGTCGTCGCCCTGTTCATCTGTCTGGTCGGCGCAATCTCGATTCCGCTGCTCGCGGTCGCGCAGTATCCGATCATCGCGCCGCCCTCGATCTCGATCTCGACCAGCTATCCCGGCGCGTCGCCGGAGAACCTCTACAACAGCGTGACGCGGCTGATCGAGGAGGAGCTCAACGGCGCCGCCAACATCCTGAACTTCGAATCGACCTCCGACTCGCTCGGCCAGGTCGAGATCATCGCCAACTTCAAGCCGGGCACCGACACCGGCCAGGCCTCGGTCGAGGTGCAGAACCGCCTCAAGCGCGTCGAGGCGCGGCTGCCGCGCGCCGTGATCCAGCAGGGCATCCTGGTCGAGGAAGCGTCCTCGGCCGTGCTGCAGATCATCACGCTGAACTCGACCGACGGTTCGCTGGATGAAGTGGGCCTCGGCGACTTCATGATCCGCAACGTGCTGGGCGAGGTGCGCCGCATCCCCGGCGTCGGCCGCGCCACGCTGTATTCGACCGAGCGCAGCTTGCGCATCTGGATCGATCCGGCCAAGCTGGTCGGCTACGGCCTCTCCGCAGACGACGTCAACCGCGCGATCACGGCGCAGAACGCCCAGGTCGCTTCCGGCAGCATCGGCGCCGAGCCGAGCACGGATACGCAAAAGATTTCCGCGCAGGTGCTGGTGAAGGGCCAGCTCTCCTCGCCCGACGAGTTCGGCGCGATCATCCTGCGCGCAAATGCCGACGGCTCGACGGTACGGCTGCGTGACGTCGCGCGGATCGAGATCGGCGGCCTCAGCTACCAGTTCAACACCCGTCTCGACGGCAAGCCGACCGCGGGCCTGTCGGTGCTGCTGTCGCCGAAGGGCAATGCGCTGGCGACCGCGAGCGCGGTCGAGGCCAAGATGAAGGAGCTGTCGCGCTTCTTCCCGGCCAACATCTCCTACGAAATCCCCTACAACATCACGCCGGTGGTGAAGGCCTCGATCGAGAAGGTCCTGATGACCCTGGTCGAGGCGGTGGTGCTGGTGTTCATCGTGATGTTCCTGTTCCTGCAGAACATCCGCTACACCATCATTCCGACCATCGTGGTGCCGGTGGCGCTGCTCGGCACCTGCGCCACGCTGATGGCGGTGGGTTACTCGATCAACATGCTGACCATGTTCGGCATGGTGCTGGCGGTCGGCATCCTGGTCGACGACGCCATCGTCGTGGTCGAGAACGTCGAGCGCATCATGGCCGAGGAAGGCCTGCCGCCGAAGGAAGCGACCCGGAAGGCGATGTCGCAGATCACCAGTGCCATCATCGGCATCACGCTGGTGCTGATGGCGGTGTTCGTGCCGATGGCGTTCTTCCCGGGCTCGGTCGGCATCATCTACCGCCAGTTCTCGGTCACCATGGTGGCGGCGATCGCGTTCTCGGCGCTGCTCGCGCTGTCGCTGACGCCGGCGCTGTGCGCGACCTTGCTCAAGCCGGTCGAGAAGGGCCACGGCCATGCCCGCAAGGGCGTGTTCGGCTGGTTCAACCGCGTGCTCGACACCAGCCGCGCCGGCTATACGCGCACGGTGCAGGGCTCGCTGAAGCGCACCGGCCGCCTGATGGCGATCTATCTCGTGCTGTTCGCGGCCGTCGCCTATGGCTTCGTCCGGCTGCCCGGCGGCTTCCTGCCGGTCGATGACCAGGGCTTCATCACGACCGACGTGCAGACGCCGTCGGAATCGTCCTATGCGCGCACGGAAGGTGCGGTCGAGCAGGTCGAGAAGTACCTGAAGAACCGCGCCGGCATCGAGAACGTCACATTCCTCACCGGCTTCAGCTTCCTCGGCCAGGGCATGAACACCGCGCAGGCCTTCATCACGCTGAAGGACTGGTCGGAGCGCGGCCCGAAGGAGTCCGCTGCCGCCATCGTCGCGGACATCAACCGCGATTTGTCGTCGGTGCGCGACGCAAAAATCTCGGCGCTGCAGCCGCCGCCGATCGACAATCTCGGCAACTCCTCGGGCTTCTCGTTCCGCCTGCAGGACCGCGGCCAGAAGGGCTATGCGGCGCTGATCGCGGCGTCCGACCGGCTGATCGCGGAGGCCAATGCCGGCCCTGTGCTGCAGAAGGTCTATGTCGAAGGCCTGCCGCCGGCGCCGCAGGTCAATCTGATGATCGACCGCGAGAAGGCCGGTGCGTTCGGCCTCACCTTCGAGGACATCAACAACACGATCTCGACCAATCTCGGCTCGAACTACGTCAACGACTTCCCGAACCGCGGGCGCATGCAGCGCGTCATCGTGCAGGCCGACAAGACCAGTCGCATGAACGCGGACGACATCCTCAATTACAATGTAAAGAACAGCCGCGGTCAGCTGGTGCCGTTCTCGGCCTTTGCCAGCATCGAATGGACGAAGGGGCCGACGCAGATCGCGGGCTTCAACTATTATCCGGCGGTGCGCATCTCCGGCGAGGCGAAGCCGGGCTTCACCTCGGGTGACGCGATCGCCGAGATGGAGCGGCTTGCCGACAAGCTGCCGCGCGGCTTCGGCTATGAGTGGACCGGCCAGTCGCTGCAGGAGAAGCTGTCGGGCTCGCAGGCGCCGTTCCTGCTCGGCCTGTCCGTGCTGGTGGTATTCCTGCTGCTCGCCGCGCTCTATGAGAGCTGGACCATTCCGCTCGCGGTGCTGCTGACGATTCCGCTCGGCATTTTCGGCGCCGTGGTGGCGGCGACGCTGCGCGGCCTGTCCAACGACGTCTATTTCACCGTCGGCCTGATCACCATCATCGGCCTGGCCGCCAAGGACGCGATCCTGATCATCGAGTTCGCCAAGGACCTGCGCGCGCAGGGCAAGCCGCTGGTCGAGGCGACCATCGAGGCGTGTAGTCTCCGATTCCGCCCGATCCTGATGACCGGCCTCGCCTTCGTCTGCGGCGTGCTGCCGATGGCGATCGCGACCGGCGCCGGCGGCGCCAGCCAGCAGGCGCTCGGCACCAGTGTGATGGGCGGCATGATCGCCGTCGTCATCCTCGCGCTGCTCCTGGTGCCGGTGTTCTTCGTCAGCGTGCAGCGCGTGCTGGCTGGTGACCGGGAGAAGGTCGAGAAGCCGGAAGTCTACGGCCCGCCGGCGCCGGTAGCGGGCGGCCACTGA
- a CDS encoding AAA family ATPase yields the protein MRPTDIEIANYRSIRRLFMPIHPLSVFVGENGVGKSNLYKSMSLLRDAATGRITHTIADEGGLNSVSWSGMRKRGDDPRLRLATRFDDIKYSIELGYPGPVEAAFAGEPMIRSERIEMIRGKRKVLMVERTNALVSIRNESGVWESHKDALLPSETVLAGFFDGKNSPEIDQIRNAMLGWRFYHDFRTDHASPIRKPCLAVTTPSLSADGSDLAATLATLYSIRQDAAELQAAVEDAFPDAELRAWVENGPCEFDLRLADMPRPFKAHELSDGTLKYICLLAVFMGYRLPPFIVLNEPEASLHPSLLAPLARLIAKASRRADIWIVTHSDHLMEALRSESSVPLRRVVKVKGATAIEGLSAGGEFRDGEDDGDNDDDE from the coding sequence ATGCGCCCGACCGACATCGAGATCGCGAATTATCGTTCCATTCGCCGGCTCTTCATGCCCATCCACCCGCTGTCGGTGTTCGTCGGCGAGAACGGCGTCGGCAAATCCAATCTCTACAAGTCGATGTCACTGTTGCGCGACGCGGCGACGGGCCGGATCACCCACACCATCGCCGATGAAGGCGGATTGAATTCGGTCTCCTGGTCCGGCATGCGCAAGCGGGGCGACGATCCCCGGCTGCGGCTGGCCACACGATTCGACGACATCAAATATTCGATCGAGCTCGGATACCCCGGCCCGGTTGAGGCGGCGTTTGCCGGCGAGCCGATGATCAGGTCCGAGCGGATCGAGATGATCCGCGGCAAGCGAAAAGTCCTGATGGTGGAGAGGACGAACGCGCTGGTCAGCATCCGCAACGAGAGCGGCGTGTGGGAAAGCCACAAGGACGCCCTGCTGCCATCCGAAACCGTGCTGGCCGGCTTCTTTGACGGCAAGAACTCCCCCGAGATCGACCAGATCAGAAACGCGATGCTGGGCTGGCGGTTCTATCACGACTTCCGGACCGATCATGCGTCGCCGATCCGAAAGCCCTGCCTCGCGGTCACGACGCCGTCGCTGAGTGCCGACGGCAGCGATCTGGCCGCGACGCTCGCAACGCTCTACTCCATCCGGCAGGATGCCGCCGAGCTGCAGGCCGCGGTCGAGGATGCATTCCCGGATGCGGAGCTCCGCGCATGGGTAGAAAACGGCCCGTGCGAGTTCGATCTAAGGCTTGCGGATATGCCGCGCCCGTTCAAGGCCCACGAATTGTCCGACGGGACGCTGAAATATATCTGCCTGCTCGCCGTGTTCATGGGCTACCGGCTGCCTCCGTTCATCGTGCTGAACGAGCCGGAGGCGAGCCTGCATCCATCGCTGCTGGCGCCGTTGGCGCGGCTGATCGCCAAGGCGTCGCGCCGCGCCGACATCTGGATCGTCACCCACTCGGACCATTTGATGGAGGCGCTGCGTAGCGAGAGTTCGGTCCCGTTGCGCCGGGTGGTCAAGGTGAAGGGCGCCACCGCCATCGAAGGCCTCAGCGCCGGCGGTGAATTTCGCGACGGGGAGGACGACGGCGATAATGACGACGACGAATAG
- a CDS encoding inositol monophosphatase, with protein sequence MLYSALINVMVKAARRAGRSLKRDLGEIEHLQVSLKGPANFVSLADKRAEEMLYTDLEKARPGYGFLGEEGGKREGSDKSHTWIVDPLDGTTNFLHGIPQFAISIGLLREDTVIAGVIYNPANDELYIAERGKGAFLNDQRLRVAGRRQLNECVVACGLPHIGRGNHQLALQELAALQSKVAGFRRFGAASLDLAFVAAGRLDGYWERNLQPWDLAAGLLMIREAGGTVSGIQGNDDPLQTGHVVGGNEFVHGELIKILKPLGQ encoded by the coding sequence ATGCTCTACTCCGCCCTCATCAATGTCATGGTCAAGGCCGCGCGCCGCGCCGGCCGCAGCCTCAAGCGCGACCTCGGCGAGATCGAGCATCTCCAGGTGTCGCTGAAGGGGCCGGCGAATTTCGTTTCGCTGGCCGACAAGCGCGCCGAGGAGATGCTCTACACCGACCTCGAAAAGGCCCGGCCCGGTTACGGGTTCCTGGGCGAGGAAGGCGGCAAGCGCGAAGGCTCCGACAAGAGCCACACCTGGATCGTCGATCCGCTCGACGGCACCACCAATTTCCTGCACGGCATCCCGCAATTCGCGATCTCGATCGGGCTGCTGCGCGAAGACACCGTGATCGCGGGCGTGATCTACAATCCCGCCAATGACGAACTCTACATCGCCGAGCGCGGCAAGGGCGCGTTCCTCAACGACCAGCGGCTGCGCGTCGCCGGCCGCCGCCAGCTCAACGAATGCGTGGTCGCCTGCGGCCTGCCGCATATCGGCCGCGGCAACCACCAGCTGGCGTTGCAGGAGCTGGCCGCGCTGCAGAGCAAGGTCGCGGGCTTCCGCCGCTTCGGCGCCGCCTCGCTCGACCTCGCCTTCGTCGCCGCCGGCCGCCTCGACGGTTATTGGGAACGCAATCTGCAGCCCTGGGACCTCGCGGCCGGCCTGCTGATGATCCGGGAAGCCGGCGGCACCGTCTCCGGCATCCAGGGCAATGACGACCCGCTGCAGACCGGCCACGTCGTCGGCGGCAACGAGTTCGTGCACGGCGAGCTGATCAAGATCCTGAAGCCGCTCGGGCAATAG
- a CDS encoding sel1 repeat family protein: MTCLRPIGVALGCMMLTSGAMAQLSITPPAQPPTPAKKEAPKEKPKVHAPAAKKPAPKPAATTTPKPGASATPTPSPTPDDPNVDLVYGAYQRGMYKTAFDLATARAQNSNDAKAMTMLGELYANGLGVKRDYAKADDWYKRASDAGDREAMFALAMMRIAGRGGTVDKDSAVKLLASAAKLGEPKAAYNLALLYLDGQTLPQDLRRSAELLRMAADAGSPEAQYALATFYKEGTGVPKDLEKAARLLQAASLADNVDAEVEYAIALYNGSGTPRNVPAAVALLRKAARQNSAIAQNRLAHVLATGAGAPVDKVEALKWHTVAKTAGKGDPELDDILADMPPEDRAKGEAAARKWIGNNVK, encoded by the coding sequence ATGACGTGCCTGCGTCCGATAGGTGTTGCGCTCGGCTGCATGATGCTGACGAGCGGCGCGATGGCGCAGCTCTCGATCACGCCGCCGGCACAGCCGCCGACGCCCGCGAAGAAGGAGGCACCGAAGGAGAAGCCGAAGGTGCATGCGCCGGCCGCGAAGAAGCCTGCGCCGAAGCCCGCCGCAACGACGACGCCGAAGCCCGGCGCATCGGCAACGCCGACGCCCTCCCCGACGCCGGACGATCCCAATGTCGACCTCGTCTACGGCGCCTATCAGCGCGGCATGTACAAGACCGCATTCGACCTCGCCACGGCGCGCGCGCAGAACAGCAACGATGCCAAGGCCATGACGATGCTGGGCGAGCTCTATGCCAACGGGCTCGGCGTCAAGCGCGACTATGCCAAGGCCGACGACTGGTACAAGCGCGCCTCCGACGCCGGCGACCGCGAGGCGATGTTCGCGCTCGCCATGATGCGGATCGCTGGCCGCGGCGGCACCGTGGACAAGGATTCCGCGGTCAAGCTGCTGGCATCGGCGGCCAAGCTCGGCGAGCCCAAGGCTGCCTATAATCTCGCGCTGCTCTATCTCGACGGCCAGACCCTGCCGCAGGACCTCCGCCGCTCCGCCGAGTTGCTGCGGATGGCGGCGGATGCCGGCAGCCCCGAGGCGCAATACGCGCTCGCGACCTTCTACAAGGAAGGCACCGGCGTGCCGAAAGACCTCGAGAAAGCCGCACGGCTGCTGCAGGCCGCCTCGCTGGCCGACAATGTCGATGCCGAGGTCGAATATGCCATCGCGCTCTACAACGGCTCCGGCACGCCGCGGAACGTGCCGGCGGCGGTGGCGCTGCTGCGCAAGGCGGCCCGGCAGAACAGCGCGATCGCGCAAAACCGCCTCGCCCACGTGCTGGCGACCGGCGCCGGCGCCCCGGTCGACAAGGTCGAGGCGCTGAAATGGCACACCGTCGCCAAGACCGCCGGCAAGGGCGACCCCGAACTCGACGACATCCTCGCCGACATGCCCCCGGAAGACCGCGCCAAGGGGGAGGCCGCTGCCCGAAAATGGATCGGAAACAACGTCAAATGA
- a CDS encoding thiamine phosphate synthase: protein MATKPVPPRPAPRLYLATPPVDEPSQLAAKLAELLAAADVAAVLVRLRESDPRSMISTVKGLAPAIQNAGAALLIDGHPDIVARAGADGAHLTGIAAMEEAMPSLRPDRIVGVGGLATRHDSMAAGEAGADYVLFGEPDAKGQRPSAEAIAERLEWWDELFEPPCVGFATSREEAEAFAAAGADFVLVGDVIWSDPRGARAALVEIGEAITRAHADTFGTAKAEG from the coding sequence TTGGCCACCAAGCCCGTTCCGCCGCGGCCGGCGCCGCGCCTCTATCTGGCGACCCCGCCGGTCGACGAGCCGTCGCAGCTTGCAGCCAAGCTTGCCGAGCTGCTCGCCGCGGCCGACGTCGCCGCCGTCCTGGTGCGGCTGCGCGAGAGCGACCCGCGCAGCATGATCTCCACCGTCAAGGGGCTGGCGCCTGCGATCCAGAACGCGGGTGCGGCGCTGTTGATCGATGGCCATCCCGACATCGTGGCCCGCGCCGGTGCCGATGGTGCGCATCTGACCGGCATTGCCGCGATGGAAGAGGCGATGCCCTCGCTGCGGCCCGACCGCATCGTCGGCGTCGGCGGGCTCGCGACACGGCACGATTCCATGGCCGCAGGCGAAGCCGGCGCCGACTACGTGCTGTTCGGCGAGCCCGACGCCAAGGGGCAGCGGCCCTCGGCGGAGGCGATCGCCGAGCGGCTGGAATGGTGGGATGAATTGTTCGAGCCGCCCTGCGTCGGCTTTGCAACCTCGCGCGAGGAGGCCGAGGCGTTCGCGGCGGCCGGCGCGGATTTCGTGCTGGTTGGCGATGTCATCTGGTCGGATCCGCGCGGTGCCAGGGCCGCTCTGGTCGAGATTGGCGAGGCGATTACGCGAGCGCATGCCGACACATTCGGAACGGCGAAGGCCGAAGGATGA